Proteins encoded together in one Terriglobales bacterium window:
- a CDS encoding RNase adapter RapZ, giving the protein APSEGAGTLTVRVYSFSYHRGGPPQDESGHGGGFVFDVRSVPNPGREERFQALCGKDAPVIEYLQGHESAQQFLASAAALVEAAVKDYQRRGFTSLMVSFGCTGGQHRSVYMAEQLAERLRARAGVEVVVRHTELEKQRAAGKPGQ; this is encoded by the coding sequence GCTCCATCGGAAGGGGCCGGCACGCTGACAGTGCGTGTCTACAGCTTCTCGTACCATCGCGGCGGGCCGCCGCAGGACGAGAGCGGGCACGGAGGCGGGTTCGTGTTCGACGTGCGCAGCGTCCCGAACCCGGGGCGCGAGGAGCGGTTCCAGGCGCTGTGCGGCAAGGACGCGCCGGTGATCGAGTACCTGCAAGGGCACGAGAGCGCGCAGCAGTTCCTGGCGAGCGCGGCCGCGCTGGTGGAGGCGGCGGTGAAGGACTACCAGCGGCGCGGGTTCACGAGCCTGATGGTCTCGTTCGGATGCACGGGCGGGCAGCATCGCTCGGTGTACATGGCGGAGCAGTTGGCCGAGCGGCTGCGGGCGCGCGCGGGCGTCGAGGTGGTGGTGCGGCACACGGAACTGGAGAAGCAGCGCGCCGCC